One Molothrus ater isolate BHLD 08-10-18 breed brown headed cowbird chromosome 13, BPBGC_Mater_1.1, whole genome shotgun sequence DNA window includes the following coding sequences:
- the FAH gene encoding fumarylacetoacetase: MLLCSGLQHLERIFLRGRCEAPGRWELCVSRGCFWVSMSFIQVDKDSDFPLQNLPYGVFSTKEEPRHRLGVAIGDQILDLSVIKHLFNGPALAKHQHVFDQPTLNAFMGLGRPAWSEARALLQKLLSAAEPTLRDNTELRRRAFVPQAAATMHLPAHIGDYTDFYSSRQHATNVGIMFRGKENALMPNWLHLPVGYHGRASSVVVSGTPIRRPVGQTKPDNDKPPVFGACKRLDIELEMAFFVGPGNKFGEPIPISRAQEHIFGMVLMNDWSARDIQKWEYVPLGPFLSKSLGTTISPWVVTMEALMPFVLPNPVQDPKPLPYLQDKEPYTFDIKLFVAIKGEGMNTPATICRSNFKHMYWTMKQQLAHHSINGCNLRPGDLLASGTISGPEPESFGSMLELSWNGTKEIPLGSGQSRKFLQDGDEVILTGHCQGDGFRVGFGQCSGKILPALCNP, from the exons atgctcctctgctctgggctgcagcacctggagagGATCTTCCTCCGAGGAAGGTGTGAAGCAcctgggaggtgggagctgTGTGTAAGCAGGGGCTGCTTTTGGGTCAGCATGTCTTTCATCCAGGTAGACAAGGACTCTGATTTTCCTCTCCAAAACCTCCCCTATGGGGTTTTCTCCACAAAGGAGGAG CCTCGGCACAGGCTTGGGGTAGCCATTGGTGACCAGATTTTGGATCTCAGCGTCATCAAACATCTTTTCAATGGACCAGCTCTTGCCAAACACCAGCACGTCTTTGACCAG CCCACCCTGAATGCCTTCATGGGGCTGGGCCGGCCGGCGTGGAGCGAggccagggctctcctgcagaagctgctgtcagctgcagaGCCCACCCTGAGGGACAACACGGAGCTGAGGAGGAG ggcATTTGTACCTCAAGCTGCTGCGACGAtgcacctgcctgcccacatTG GAGATTACACTGACTTCTATTCCTCACGCCAGCATGCCACAAACGTTGGGATCATGTTCAGGGGGAAGGAGAACGCTCTGATGCCGAACTG GCTGCACTTACCCGTGGGTTACCACGGCCGGGCATCGTCTGTTGTGGTGTCTGGGACGCCCATCAGGAGACCCGTGGGACAAACAAAACCTGACAATG ATAAACCTCCAGTGTTTGGTGCTTGTAAACGTCTGGATATCGAGTTAGAAATG GCGTTCTTTGTAGGTCCTGGAAACAAGTTTGGGGAGCCCATTCCCATCAGCAGGGCCCAGGAGCACATCTTTGGGATGGTGCTGATGAACGACTGGAGCG CCCGTGACATCCAGAAGTGGGAATATGTTCCTCTGGGTCCTTTCCTGAGCAAAAGCCTTGGCACAACCATCTCTCCGTGGGTTGTCACCATGGAAGCTCTCATGCCATTTGTGCTGCCAAACCCTGTGCAG GATCCCAAGCCACTGCCCTACCTTCAGGATAAAGAGCCCTACACTTTTGACATCAAGCTCTTTGTTGCCATTAAAG GAGAAGGAATGAACACACCAGCTACTATATGCAGATCCAATTTCAAG caCATGTACTGGACcatgaagcagcagctggctcaTCATTCCATCAATGGCTGCAACCTCAGGCCTGGGGACCTCCTGGCCTCTGGCACCATCAGTGGACCT gagccagagAGCTTTGGCTCCATGCTGGAGCTGTCCTGGAATGGAACAAAAGAAATCCCTCTTGGCAGTGGGCAGTCTCGGAAGTTCCTGCAGGATGGAGATGAAGTAATTCTGACAG GGCACTGCCAGGGCGATGGCTTCCGTGTGGGATTTGGCCAGTGCtcaggaaaaatccttccagCCCTGTGCAATCCATGA